A genomic stretch from Desulfotignum balticum DSM 7044 includes:
- the ltrA gene encoding group II intron reverse transcriptase/maturase: MISFYDVDGRMGLKNVWDLLDWDKHRLIVSRIQTRIVKAVKNGLKQTARGLQRLLSNSLSAKLIAIKRVISNSGKRTPGVDNLLIDTPRKRWETLKNLNLPEYKAKPLKRIYILKKNGKKRPLGIPAMHDRVEQALDLLGLDPVSETTADHHSYGFRKVRSAQDAMGAIYNALRRKGSADWILEADIKGCFDHIDHKWLNENIPMNKKKLKQWLKCGYLEKHTFNSTNEGTPQGGIISPTLANMALDGIQDLLADNFRKTDKIHFVRYTDDFIITGRSPELLETCVKPLIEGFLKIRGLELSEEKTMITHIDDGFDFLGFNVRKYKGKLLIKPSKSSIKSIKAKVRDYLNANKTRRTDVVIAKLNTIIRGWANYYKHVVSRKVFGDLDHAFWQMTWKWARRRHPKKYKGWVKGKYYRRIKGRDWRFMEKGNPQPLILLGPTWLIRHIKVKAQVNPYDPVWEDYLKARWKRKQLSGVATRLINA; the protein is encoded by the coding sequence ATGATATCATTTTATGATGTTGACGGCCGTATGGGCTTGAAGAATGTGTGGGACCTTCTTGATTGGGACAAGCACAGGCTGATAGTATCCCGTATACAGACGCGTATCGTGAAGGCAGTTAAGAATGGATTAAAGCAAACGGCACGCGGCCTTCAACGGCTGCTGTCCAACTCGCTTTCGGCAAAGCTTATCGCCATTAAGCGGGTGATATCCAATAGTGGAAAACGAACCCCGGGTGTGGACAATCTATTAATTGATACACCCCGAAAGCGATGGGAAACGCTCAAGAATCTTAATCTTCCCGAATATAAGGCAAAACCGCTGAAACGCATTTACATCCTGAAAAAGAATGGTAAGAAACGACCATTAGGCATACCGGCCATGCATGACCGGGTGGAACAGGCCCTTGATTTACTGGGACTTGATCCGGTATCTGAAACCACTGCTGATCATCATTCCTATGGATTCAGGAAAGTGCGTTCGGCTCAGGATGCCATGGGAGCTATTTATAATGCGCTGAGACGGAAAGGTAGTGCTGACTGGATTTTAGAGGCAGATATCAAAGGCTGTTTTGATCATATTGACCACAAATGGTTGAATGAGAACATCCCGATGAACAAGAAGAAATTAAAACAATGGCTCAAGTGCGGTTACCTTGAGAAGCATACGTTTAATTCAACAAATGAAGGGACTCCACAGGGAGGGATAATTTCACCGACGCTTGCAAATATGGCACTTGACGGTATTCAGGATCTCCTTGCAGATAACTTCAGGAAAACTGATAAGATTCATTTTGTCAGGTACACGGATGATTTCATTATAACGGGCCGTTCCCCGGAACTGCTTGAAACCTGTGTCAAACCTTTGATTGAAGGGTTTCTTAAAATAAGGGGTCTTGAATTGTCAGAAGAAAAAACCATGATCACACATATTGATGATGGCTTTGATTTTCTTGGCTTTAATGTCAGGAAATATAAAGGCAAACTTCTGATAAAGCCGTCTAAATCCAGCATCAAAAGCATTAAAGCAAAAGTCAGAGACTATCTGAATGCCAACAAGACTAGGCGAACCGACGTTGTAATTGCCAAACTGAATACCATCATACGCGGTTGGGCAAATTATTATAAACATGTCGTCAGTCGGAAAGTATTCGGGGACCTTGACCATGCATTTTGGCAAATGACATGGAAATGGGCCAGGAGAAGGCATCCAAAAAAGTACAAAGGATGGGTTAAAGGCAAATATTACCGAAGGATCAAAGGTCGAGACTGGCGATTCATGGAAAAAGGTAATCCTCAACCCCTGATTTTATTAGGCCCGACCTGGCTCATCAGGCATATAAAGGTTAAAGCACAGGTCAATCCATATGATCCTGTATGGGAAGACTATCTCAAAGCTCGTTGGAAACGAAAACAACTGTCGGGTGTGGCCACGCGCCTTATCAATGCTTGA
- a CDS encoding GNAT family N-acetyltransferase, which yields MLEPDEVKVSCPVLRGLGAGNSPRPPDTSGIFFGCAVAAYLNVWHREYMSNIILETERLKLEMIGEDRFDDLYKLLSNEKVHKYFPKALNEIESKDFYEKILSKYKTDGYCFWAVIRKNDNEFLGICGIVNQNIDGQVESEIGYRLLDSFWCNGYGTEAAKGCIDYAKNKLSKKSVISLIRSINTPSIRVAEKNGFHFEKETIFHELPHRVYRLKLT from the coding sequence ATGCTTGAGCCGGATGAGGTGAAAGTCTCATGTCCGGTTCTTAGGGGGCTTGGGGCTGGCAACAGCCCCCGGCCACCCGACACATCGGGGATTTTTTTTGGCTGTGCGGTCGCAGCTTATCTTAACGTTTGGCATCGGGAATATATGAGTAACATCATTTTAGAAACCGAAAGACTCAAATTAGAAATGATAGGTGAAGATCGTTTTGATGATTTGTATAAACTTCTTTCAAATGAAAAAGTACATAAATATTTTCCAAAAGCATTAAACGAGATTGAGTCAAAAGATTTTTATGAAAAAATTCTGAGCAAGTATAAAACTGACGGGTATTGCTTTTGGGCAGTTATTCGAAAAAATGACAATGAATTTCTTGGTATATGTGGCATTGTAAATCAGAACATTGATGGACAAGTTGAATCCGAAATTGGATACAGATTATTAGATTCCTTTTGGTGTAATGGTTATGGTACAGAAGCAGCAAAAGGATGTATTGACTATGCAAAAAATAAATTGTCGAAAAAATCTGTTATATCTCTTATACGTTCGATCAATACGCCATCTATAAGGGTTGCAGAAAAAAATGGATTTCACTTTGAAAAAGAAACAATTTTCCATGAACTGCCACATCGAGTTTATCGTTTAAAATTGACATGA
- the istB gene encoding IS21-like element helper ATPase IstB — translation MASSEALPVLLKQLRLSTIARLWESFLTRAEEEHWRPAQYLAALCEQELNERHSRRIERFTKDSRLPIGKTLVTFDFSQTPTVRPERIEALAQNSDWVKRAENLLFFGPSGVGKTHLAAAISHGLIEQSIRVRYFTTTALVQEMQQARADLQLEKFLAKLDKFSVIILDDLGYVKKTDAETHVLFELIAHRYETGSIIITSNQPFGEWDKIFTDPSMTVAAIDRVVHHATIIEIEADSFRKRQAISRNINTSLGQDLPSGESYT, via the coding sequence ATGGCAAGCTCAGAAGCCCTTCCCGTGCTGCTCAAACAGTTACGTCTTTCAACCATCGCCCGATTATGGGAGAGCTTTCTCACCCGTGCTGAGGAGGAGCACTGGAGGCCGGCTCAATATCTGGCGGCCCTGTGTGAGCAGGAATTAAATGAACGTCACAGCCGTCGCATTGAGCGTTTTACAAAGGACTCCCGCCTTCCGATTGGTAAAACCCTTGTAACATTTGATTTTAGCCAGACACCTACAGTAAGGCCGGAAAGGATAGAGGCGTTGGCCCAAAACAGCGATTGGGTAAAGCGAGCCGAGAATCTTCTATTTTTTGGGCCCAGTGGTGTTGGAAAAACCCATCTGGCAGCTGCAATATCCCATGGCTTAATAGAGCAATCAATTCGGGTGCGCTATTTTACGACAACGGCACTTGTTCAAGAGATGCAGCAGGCCCGTGCTGATCTGCAGCTTGAAAAGTTCCTGGCAAAACTCGATAAATTTTCTGTCATCATTTTGGATGACCTGGGTTATGTTAAAAAAACGGATGCCGAAACCCATGTGCTTTTCGAGCTGATCGCCCACAGATATGAAACTGGAAGTATCATCATCACATCCAATCAGCCGTTCGGTGAATGGGACAAAATATTCACCGATCCCTCGATGACTGTAGCCGCTATCGACCGGGTGGTTCACCATGCGACTATTATCGAAATAGAGGCTGACAGTTTTCGTAAACGCCAGGCAATTTCCAGAAACATCAACACAAGCCTGGGGCAGGATCTTCCTTCCGGTGAATCATATACATGA
- the istA gene encoding IS21 family transposase — MSGKPITDQQIRIYMSTKNKGHIQQTAAAKAGISERSGRRIEKGEVTPGGKAVRHWRTRKDPFKNIWENEIVPMLEQNFELQPLTLFEHFAIKYPDKFQSTKLRTFQRRVKKWKALNGTGKEVMFRQEKIPGRMGLSDFTKLKKVTITINGEPLKHLLYHFRLIYSGWCHAKVVLGGESFTALSEGLQDAFWRLGGVPIEHRTDSLSAAFKNMDKDAKEDVTRRYEELFSHYGVIPTRNNKGKGHENGGVESPHGHLKNRIHQALLLRNSVDFESVKAYQQWLDIIVRDINARNADKVAQEHKHLKGLPLQRTVDYTEKVVSVSTTSTILVNRVIYTVPSRLIGERLRIHIYHDRIEAYLGTTYVITLSRQFPPDNNRRSRSVNYRHVINSLERKPQAFRYSQLRDDLLPSDTYRHIWEQLDQRLDPRAACKAIVGILSLANRTDREAELGDYIFKKMTNDHIPALHELQKKFDKKEGVIPEIDIMVASGEDYNILLSSHSPAEVF, encoded by the coding sequence ATGTCGGGTAAACCCATAACCGATCAACAGATAAGGATATACATGAGCACAAAAAATAAAGGGCATATTCAACAAACAGCAGCCGCAAAGGCTGGCATATCAGAACGTTCAGGTCGCCGCATTGAAAAAGGAGAAGTTACCCCTGGAGGTAAAGCCGTACGCCATTGGAGAACGCGTAAGGATCCTTTCAAAAATATCTGGGAAAATGAGATTGTTCCAATGCTGGAGCAAAATTTCGAGCTTCAACCGTTAACATTATTTGAACATTTTGCGATAAAATATCCTGATAAGTTTCAGAGTACCAAACTGCGCACATTTCAACGCCGGGTGAAAAAATGGAAAGCGCTCAACGGGACCGGCAAGGAGGTCATGTTTCGGCAAGAAAAAATTCCCGGGCGTATGGGTTTGTCAGACTTTACAAAGCTGAAAAAAGTTACCATTACGATCAATGGAGAGCCGTTGAAGCACCTTCTCTACCATTTCCGGTTGATTTACAGCGGGTGGTGTCATGCTAAAGTTGTCCTGGGCGGCGAGTCATTTACTGCACTGAGCGAGGGTTTGCAGGATGCATTCTGGCGGCTGGGAGGTGTCCCCATAGAACATCGTACCGACAGCCTTTCCGCAGCGTTTAAAAACATGGACAAGGATGCAAAGGAAGATGTCACCAGACGATACGAAGAATTATTCAGCCACTATGGCGTGATCCCGACACGAAATAATAAAGGAAAGGGGCATGAGAACGGTGGAGTTGAGTCACCGCACGGGCACTTGAAGAATCGCATCCATCAAGCACTGTTGCTCCGCAATTCTGTCGACTTTGAGTCTGTAAAGGCCTACCAGCAGTGGCTTGATATCATCGTTCGAGATATCAATGCCCGCAATGCCGACAAGGTTGCACAAGAGCATAAGCATTTGAAAGGGCTACCGCTCCAAAGAACAGTTGATTATACCGAAAAAGTAGTCAGCGTCAGCACCACCAGCACTATTCTGGTGAACCGCGTAATTTACACAGTTCCATCCCGCCTTATAGGAGAGAGGCTACGCATTCATATCTACCATGACAGAATTGAAGCCTACTTGGGAACGACCTACGTCATCACATTGTCCCGGCAATTTCCGCCAGATAATAACCGGCGGTCCCGCAGTGTCAATTACCGCCATGTGATCAATAGCCTGGAGCGTAAACCGCAGGCTTTTCGATACTCTCAGCTTCGGGATGACCTGTTGCCCAGTGATACTTACCGGCATATCTGGGAACAGCTGGACCAGAGGTTGGATCCCCGTGCTGCCTGCAAAGCAATCGTGGGAATTTTGTCTTTGGCCAACCGGACCGATCGGGAAGCGGAACTTGGTGATTACATCTTTAAAAAAATGACGAACGATCACATCCCGGCGCTTCATGAACTGCAAAAAAAATTTGACAAAAAGGAAGGTGTAATACCTGAAATCGATATAATGGTGGCCTCAGGAGAAGATTACAACATTCTGCTTTCCTCGCACTCACCTGCGGAGGTGTTCTGA
- a CDS encoding VOC family protein, with the protein MALYPFEKLAEDISPDIPVTRSGFNGVTLAHNVSSKDEVVEIIRRAETAGAMIIKEPQDTFWGGFSGYFADLDGYYWEVAWGPMFEFTKNGEMKFKEDP; encoded by the coding sequence ATTGCCCTCTATCCTTTTGAAAAACTCGCAGAAGATATCTCGCCCGATATTCCTGTAACTCGTAGCGGGTTTAATGGCGTTACTCTTGCTCACAACGTTAGTAGCAAGGATGAGGTTGTTGAAATAATAAGACGTGCGGAGACGGCTGGTGCTATGATTATTAAAGAACCGCAAGATACTTTCTGGGGCGGCTTCAGTGGATACTTCGCAGATCTTGATGGTTATTACTGGGAAGTAGCTTGGGGGCCAATGTTTGAGTTTACAAAGAATGGTGAAATGAAATTTAAAGAAGACCCATAA
- a CDS encoding helix-turn-helix domain-containing protein yields MGLVDSYRFVPCERFKKSREYEILPDGYFDLAFLLSDSTCRIFLAGPYTQKTNVPLGHFELIIVHFKVGRMPNFTNISPCELVNTMIELPHIYDLDSDTIGDWLLRRNTTDLRKSLLGKILGNVNVSRILSDKTYENAIALIDARDGQIQVGELARILNVSNRTLERKFRHILGIPPKKFAKLVRFQRVLEKLRYSSASGNLIDIAYEFGYADHAHFIRDFKSMSGILPSSFCD; encoded by the coding sequence ATGGGATTAGTCGACAGTTACCGGTTTGTTCCCTGTGAAAGATTCAAAAAATCAAGGGAATATGAAATCCTACCAGACGGTTATTTTGATCTTGCATTCCTGTTGTCTGATTCGACTTGTAGAATTTTTCTTGCAGGACCCTACACTCAAAAAACAAATGTTCCGCTCGGCCATTTTGAACTGATCATCGTGCATTTCAAAGTGGGCAGAATGCCGAACTTTACTAATATTAGCCCCTGTGAACTGGTTAATACGATGATTGAACTTCCTCACATTTATGATCTGGATAGCGATACCATCGGTGATTGGCTGTTACGGCGAAACACCACCGACCTCAGGAAAAGCTTACTTGGAAAAATATTGGGCAATGTTAATGTTTCCCGCATATTAAGCGATAAAACTTATGAAAACGCCATCGCCCTGATCGACGCTCGTGACGGCCAGATACAGGTTGGGGAACTTGCACGTATTTTGAATGTGAGCAATAGAACTCTGGAACGGAAGTTTAGGCATATCCTGGGAATCCCACCAAAAAAGTTTGCTAAACTGGTGCGATTTCAGAGAGTTTTAGAAAAATTACGGTATAGTTCAGCCTCTGGAAATCTTATCGATATTGCCTATGAATTCGGCTATGCAGACCATGCGCATTTTATACGTGACTTCAAGTCTATGTCCGGCATTTTGCCAAGTTCATTTTGTGATTGA
- a CDS encoding amidase: MMNPENAKIDIWQMGACEIAEAIRERQISCRQVISDHLERIEAVNGSLNAITVTLNEQALVAADQIDSIIEKGDPVGPLAGVPVTVKENIDLTGSATTFGIVQMKDANPTTDAPHIAQIKKAGAIPIGRTNLSDFGLRPHTANQFRGETTNPWDSNTTPGGSSGGDAVAVATGMSALGFGNDYGGSLRAPAQFCGVCSIKPSLGRVPDHMSLMPSEPAISSQLFLFQGAIARRVKDLRLALENMSGFDVRDPRWVPAPLSGPCPATPIRVAVTLDPGGRGVAPQVAADIKMTADWLCNSGYAVEEIEPPAVIDAWQTWIELTSIEIKKLVLPGIKEIASPEALKFLHFWTELFPDGDLLAYMSALSRRNTIAREWLVFQEKYPLILGPSLTETDFSPNFDIQSHKETSRFIQASRLIMGANTLGLPSVVLPVKRTGAIPGAVQIIGPRFREDLVLGAAEIIEQHAGVFTPID, translated from the coding sequence ATGATGAATCCGGAAAACGCAAAGATAGATATCTGGCAAATGGGTGCTTGCGAAATTGCAGAAGCGATCAGAGAAAGACAAATCTCTTGTAGGCAGGTCATTTCTGATCATTTGGAGAGAATTGAGGCAGTAAACGGCAGCTTGAATGCGATAACAGTAACGTTAAACGAACAAGCTCTTGTGGCAGCAGACCAAATCGACAGCATCATTGAAAAAGGGGATCCGGTGGGTCCCCTTGCCGGAGTACCGGTCACTGTGAAAGAAAATATTGATCTTACCGGATCGGCAACCACCTTTGGCATTGTGCAGATGAAAGATGCCAACCCGACTACTGATGCGCCGCACATTGCGCAGATTAAAAAAGCGGGAGCGATCCCCATTGGCCGCACCAATCTTTCCGATTTTGGTCTTCGTCCTCACACCGCCAACCAATTCAGAGGGGAAACCACCAATCCCTGGGATTCCAATACGACTCCCGGCGGGTCCAGCGGCGGAGATGCAGTAGCTGTGGCAACCGGAATGTCTGCACTGGGTTTCGGAAACGATTATGGGGGATCACTTAGGGCTCCAGCCCAATTTTGCGGCGTTTGCTCCATAAAGCCGTCCTTGGGCAGGGTTCCTGACCATATGTCGCTGATGCCATCCGAACCGGCCATTTCCTCGCAGTTATTTTTGTTCCAGGGGGCAATAGCGCGTCGGGTCAAGGACCTGCGGCTTGCACTTGAAAATATGAGTGGGTTTGATGTCCGGGATCCGCGCTGGGTGCCTGCACCATTATCCGGCCCCTGCCCTGCCACTCCCATTCGAGTGGCTGTGACTTTAGATCCGGGTGGCAGGGGTGTGGCACCCCAAGTTGCCGCAGATATTAAAATGACCGCAGACTGGCTGTGCAATTCCGGATACGCAGTGGAAGAAATCGAGCCGCCGGCGGTTATCGATGCCTGGCAAACCTGGATTGAACTGACAAGCATCGAGATCAAAAAACTGGTCCTGCCAGGAATTAAAGAAATCGCATCTCCAGAGGCATTAAAGTTTCTGCACTTCTGGACAGAACTGTTTCCAGACGGAGATCTCCTCGCCTATATGTCCGCCTTGTCACGTAGAAATACAATTGCCAGGGAATGGTTGGTATTCCAGGAAAAATACCCGTTGATCCTCGGTCCTTCGCTCACCGAAACCGATTTTAGCCCTAACTTCGATATCCAAAGCCACAAGGAAACAAGTCGCTTCATCCAAGCATCCCGATTGATTATGGGAGCTAACACGCTGGGTCTGCCCTCTGTTGTTTTGCCAGTGAAGCGCACTGGCGCCATACCCGGCGCCGTACAGATCATAGGACCCCGCTTTCGGGAAGATTTGGTTCTTGGCGCTGCAGAGATTATTGAACAACACGCTGGTGTATTTACCCCAATTGACTGA
- a CDS encoding BrnT family toxin, which translates to MVKPKKILENCTGFEWDQGNLTKNWDQHDVSSGECEQIFFNRPLIIKRDKEHSKNENRYYVLGRTNLKRLLFAVFTVRNDKIRIISARDMTDAEIERYLK; encoded by the coding sequence ATGGTTAAACCAAAAAAAATATTGGAAAATTGTACCGGTTTTGAATGGGATCAGGGCAATCTTACCAAGAATTGGGACCAGCATGATGTTTCAAGCGGGGAATGTGAACAGATATTTTTTAATAGACCTTTAATTATAAAACGGGACAAAGAGCATTCCAAAAATGAAAATCGATATTATGTGCTTGGCCGTACGAATTTAAAGCGTCTGCTTTTTGCCGTTTTTACCGTTCGTAATGATAAAATACGAATAATTTCCGCACGTGATATGACAGACGCGGAAATTGAAAGGTATCTAAAATGA
- a CDS encoding BrnA antitoxin family protein: MKKKTPKFQSEAEERLFWQKHDSSEYIDWSDAENVVMPKLKPSTRSISIRLPESMIEELKVIANKRDVPYQSLLKIFISERIDAELHH, translated from the coding sequence ATGAAAAAGAAAACACCTAAATTTCAAAGTGAGGCCGAAGAGCGTCTTTTCTGGCAAAAACATGATTCTTCAGAATATATTGACTGGTCAGATGCAGAAAATGTCGTTATGCCTAAGCTTAAGCCTTCGACCCGATCAATTTCCATCCGTCTCCCTGAGTCTATGATTGAAGAGCTTAAAGTAATTGCAAATAAACGAGACGTACCCTACCAGTCGCTGCTTAAGATTTTTATATCTGAGCGAATTGACGCTGAACTGCATCACTAA
- a CDS encoding nucleotidyltransferase family protein, translating into MGKQDILKILHLYKKEVANEYKILQIGIFGSTARGEAADESDVDIVIRVSEPDFFMLAGVKNDLEDRLKKSVDIITYTDSMNTFLKSRIDHEAVYA; encoded by the coding sequence ATGGGCAAGCAAGACATACTAAAAATATTACATCTTTATAAAAAAGAAGTTGCCAATGAATATAAGATTTTACAAATTGGTATTTTTGGATCGACCGCCCGGGGGGAGGCAGCCGATGAAAGTGATGTCGATATTGTAATTCGGGTCTCAGAACCGGATTTTTTCATGCTTGCAGGAGTAAAAAACGACTTGGAAGACAGGCTTAAAAAATCGGTTGATATTATTACGTACACAGACTCAATGAATACCTTTTTAAAATCACGTATAGATCATGAGGCTGTATATGCGTGA